Proteins found in one Micromonospora sp. WMMD1082 genomic segment:
- the mscL gene encoding large conductance mechanosensitive channel protein MscL, giving the protein MLKGFKDFIMRGNVVDLAVGIVIGAAFTALVTSFTTSFLEPLIKLVGATEAGPGARVELGTDNAIEWGQFLNALVTFILTAAVLYFLVVFPMNKLAERRKRGEEPPPAAPSEEVKLLTEIRDALVATGRTTPGQQRAALDDVLGRREEPPTAR; this is encoded by the coding sequence ATGCTCAAGGGCTTCAAGGACTTCATCATGCGCGGCAACGTGGTCGACCTCGCGGTCGGCATCGTCATCGGCGCCGCGTTCACGGCGCTGGTGACGTCGTTCACCACGTCCTTCCTGGAACCGCTCATCAAACTGGTCGGTGCGACCGAGGCCGGGCCGGGCGCCCGCGTCGAGCTGGGGACCGACAACGCCATCGAGTGGGGTCAGTTCCTCAACGCCCTGGTCACCTTCATCCTCACCGCCGCGGTGCTCTACTTCCTGGTGGTGTTCCCGATGAACAAGCTGGCCGAGCGGCGCAAGCGCGGCGAGGAGCCGCCGCCGGCCGCGCCGAGCGAGGAGGTCAAGCTGCTCACCGAGATCCGGGACGCGCTCGTCGCCACCGGCCGGACCACCCCCGGCCAGCAGCGCGCCGCGCTGGACGACGTGCTCGGTCGCCGGGAGGAACCGCCCACCGCGCGCTGA
- a CDS encoding FCD domain-containing protein: MPPRVDAAPVPPRGRRVRETIAQLRQRIMDGEWPVGGRIPTEPQLVEALGVGRNTVREAVRALAHAGVLECRQGSGTYVLSTDELAPVVARRLTDDRMTEVIEVRRAFEVEAARLAARRRTPEDLTALDVALAAREAAWRGGRVAEFVEADAALHTAVVAAAHNAMLAELYASVGTALRSTVAQAMGDELVPERHVDHGRLVAAIRAGDPELAAREAGAFLEPSPGA, encoded by the coding sequence GTGCCACCGCGGGTCGACGCCGCCCCCGTCCCGCCCCGAGGCCGGCGGGTCCGGGAGACCATCGCCCAGCTCCGTCAGCGGATCATGGACGGCGAGTGGCCGGTGGGCGGCCGGATCCCGACCGAGCCCCAGCTGGTCGAGGCGCTCGGCGTGGGGCGCAACACGGTGCGCGAGGCGGTCCGGGCCCTGGCCCACGCCGGAGTGCTGGAATGCCGGCAGGGATCGGGCACCTACGTGCTCTCCACCGACGAACTCGCCCCGGTGGTGGCCCGCCGGCTCACCGACGACCGGATGACCGAGGTGATCGAGGTACGCCGCGCCTTCGAGGTGGAGGCCGCACGGCTCGCCGCACGGCGGCGTACCCCCGAGGACCTGACCGCCCTCGACGTGGCGCTCGCCGCCCGCGAGGCGGCCTGGCGCGGCGGCCGGGTCGCCGAGTTCGTGGAGGCCGACGCCGCACTGCACACCGCGGTGGTCGCGGCGGCGCACAACGCCATGCTCGCCGAGCTGTACGCCTCCGTCGGCACCGCGCTGCGCAGCACCGTCGCCCAGGCCATGGGTGACGAGCTGGTGCCGGAACGCCACGTCGACCACGGCCGGCTGGTGGCCGCGATCCGGGCCGGTGACCCGGAGCTCGCCGCCCGGGAGGCCGGCGCTTTTCTGGAGCCCTCGCCCGGGGCATAG
- a CDS encoding MFS transporter, which translates to MTPPPAGTPAPAAGEAALAALADPPDATGSPRARGGLLVLAGMLLVALNLRAAVTSLGALLDEVRLGLALSGAMAGFVTTLPTIAFAGLGAATPWLVRRLSPARLLVLAMLALAAGQVLRVVTGSAVVFLLTSALALAGIAVANILLPMLVKQHFPHRTGLVTGAYTMALTVGTTVAAAAAVPVAHAFGSWRAGLGVWAGLAAVAVLPWLPAALRNRTAARRATGGAPASRTRIRPGRTRLGWAMAVYFGAQSLSGYAIMGWLAQLFRDAGFRPQDAGLLLAGVTALGVPIALLMPTLAGRLGSLRPLIFGLTTASSLAYLGLAFAPRGAAVLWVVLLAFGQGAFPLILTTIGLRARTADGTVALSAFAQSTGYVIAALGPLLVGILYETTGGWVAPIGFLLAALAVQTGAGVLIARPRYIEDER; encoded by the coding sequence ATGACGCCGCCACCCGCCGGCACCCCCGCGCCCGCCGCCGGCGAGGCGGCACTCGCGGCACTCGCCGATCCGCCCGACGCCACCGGCTCACCGCGTGCCCGTGGCGGGCTGCTGGTGCTGGCCGGGATGCTGCTGGTGGCGCTCAACCTGCGGGCCGCGGTCACCAGTCTCGGCGCACTGCTCGACGAGGTACGCCTCGGGCTGGCCCTGTCCGGCGCGATGGCCGGCTTCGTCACCACCCTGCCCACCATCGCGTTCGCCGGCCTGGGGGCGGCCACCCCGTGGCTGGTTCGCCGGCTCTCCCCGGCCCGGCTGCTGGTGCTGGCGATGCTGGCCCTCGCCGCCGGGCAGGTGCTGCGGGTGGTCACCGGCTCCGCCGTGGTCTTCCTGCTCACCAGCGCGCTCGCGCTGGCCGGGATCGCGGTGGCGAACATCCTCCTGCCGATGCTGGTCAAGCAGCACTTCCCGCACCGCACCGGGCTGGTCACCGGGGCGTACACGATGGCGCTGACCGTGGGCACGACGGTGGCCGCCGCCGCGGCGGTGCCGGTCGCGCACGCCTTCGGTTCCTGGCGGGCCGGGCTGGGTGTCTGGGCCGGGCTGGCGGCGGTGGCCGTACTCCCGTGGCTGCCGGCGGCGCTGCGCAACCGCACCGCCGCGCGGCGGGCGACCGGGGGCGCGCCGGCGTCCCGGACCCGCATCCGGCCGGGACGCACCCGGCTCGGCTGGGCGATGGCCGTCTACTTCGGGGCGCAGTCGCTGAGCGGGTACGCGATCATGGGTTGGCTGGCCCAGCTGTTCCGGGACGCCGGTTTCCGCCCGCAGGACGCCGGGCTGCTGCTCGCCGGCGTGACCGCGCTCGGGGTGCCGATCGCGCTGCTGATGCCGACGCTGGCCGGCCGGCTGGGTAGCCTGCGTCCGTTGATCTTCGGGCTCACCACCGCCTCCAGCCTGGCGTACCTGGGCCTGGCGTTCGCGCCGCGCGGCGCGGCGGTGCTGTGGGTGGTGCTGCTGGCGTTCGGGCAGGGCGCGTTCCCGCTGATCCTGACCACCATCGGCCTGCGGGCCCGCACCGCCGACGGGACGGTCGCGCTGTCGGCCTTCGCGCAGAGCACGGGATACGTCATCGCGGCGCTGGGACCGCTGCTCGTCGGGATCCTCTACGAGACGACCGGGGGATGGGTGGCGCCGATCGGCTTCCTGCTGGCCGCGCTCGCGGTGCAGACCGGCGCGGGAGTGCTGATCGCCCGTCCCCGCTACATCGAGGACGAGCGCTGA
- a CDS encoding STAS domain-containing protein, whose amino-acid sequence MSLTVHTEQRGDVVVVSVAGELDMATAPQLQDQITDLLDKGRSRLVFDLSDVSFCDSTGLSVFVRAKNSCDEAGGVVRLAAPQRGVLRILEVSGLVEVLHTYPTVDQAVAGDPTPASS is encoded by the coding sequence ATGTCCTTGACGGTGCACACGGAGCAGCGCGGTGACGTGGTCGTCGTGTCGGTCGCAGGCGAGTTGGACATGGCCACCGCGCCGCAGTTGCAGGACCAGATCACCGACCTGCTCGACAAGGGGCGCAGCCGCCTCGTGTTCGACCTGTCGGACGTGTCGTTCTGCGACTCCACCGGCCTGTCGGTGTTCGTCCGCGCGAAGAACAGCTGCGACGAGGCCGGCGGCGTCGTCCGGCTGGCCGCGCCGCAGCGGGGCGTGCTGCGCATCCTGGAGGTGAGCGGCCTGGTCGAGGTGCTGCACACCTATCCCACCGTGGACCAGGCGGTCGCCGGCGACCCCACGCCCGCCTCCTCCTGA
- a CDS encoding STAS domain-containing protein — translation MALSADESGRLGDLLTSRAEQITQRWIEVVAGQLRGRLSQAELVRQVQELHRALTGALGKGAVDLTSEEATELRAVLTELSRGQAREGFSATETATGVFALKDALLAAMEVEQNAASLRDYVAFSALVDQMGLFTFESYVRTRESLIADQAEQLLELSTPVVKLWEGVVAVPLVGTLDSARAQVVMERLLQTLVDTGSPYAIIDITGVPAVDTQVAQHILKTVVAARLMGADCIISGIRPQIAQTIVALGIEFGDIATKASLADALRHVLRLTGVETTRRQPRREA, via the coding sequence ATGGCGCTCAGCGCTGACGAGAGCGGTCGACTGGGCGACCTGCTGACCAGCCGTGCCGAGCAGATCACCCAGCGGTGGATCGAGGTCGTCGCCGGGCAACTGCGCGGCCGGCTCAGCCAGGCCGAGCTGGTCCGGCAGGTGCAGGAACTGCACCGCGCCCTGACCGGCGCGCTCGGCAAGGGTGCGGTCGACCTGACCAGCGAGGAGGCCACCGAGCTGCGGGCCGTGCTCACCGAGCTGTCCCGCGGGCAGGCCCGGGAGGGCTTCTCCGCCACCGAGACCGCCACCGGCGTGTTCGCGCTCAAGGACGCGCTGCTCGCCGCGATGGAGGTCGAGCAGAACGCCGCGTCGCTGCGCGACTACGTGGCCTTCTCCGCGCTGGTCGACCAGATGGGTCTGTTCACCTTCGAGAGCTACGTCCGCACCCGGGAGAGCCTGATCGCGGACCAGGCGGAACAGTTGCTGGAACTCTCCACCCCGGTGGTCAAGCTCTGGGAGGGTGTGGTGGCGGTGCCGCTGGTCGGCACGCTCGACTCGGCCCGCGCCCAGGTGGTGATGGAACGACTGTTGCAGACCCTGGTCGACACCGGCTCGCCGTACGCGATCATCGACATCACCGGCGTGCCGGCGGTGGACACCCAGGTCGCCCAGCACATCCTGAAGACCGTGGTGGCCGCCCGGCTGATGGGCGCCGACTGCATCATCTCCGGCATCCGCCCGCAGATCGCCCAGACCATCGTCGCGCTCGGCATCGAGTTCGGCGACATCGCCACCAAGGCCAGTCTCGCCGACGCGCTGCGGCACGTGTTGCGGCTCACCGGCGTCGAGACCACCCGCCGCCAGCCGCGCCGGGAGGCGTGA
- a CDS encoding STAS domain-containing protein encodes MERVPILKIGDILLVSIQVDMSDQTAVALQEDLAERIVATGCHGVIIDITALDIVDSFVGRMLSTIASISRVLDAETVVVGMRPAVAITLVELGLSLNGIRTALNVERGMELVAVDRAYDDHHELPDEPHPESTASP; translated from the coding sequence ATGGAGCGGGTGCCGATCCTCAAGATCGGCGACATCCTGCTGGTCTCCATCCAGGTCGACATGTCCGACCAGACGGCGGTCGCGCTCCAGGAGGACCTGGCCGAGCGGATCGTCGCCACCGGCTGCCACGGCGTGATCATCGACATCACGGCGCTGGACATCGTCGACTCCTTCGTCGGGCGGATGCTCTCCACCATCGCCTCGATCTCCCGGGTGCTCGACGCGGAGACGGTCGTCGTGGGCATGCGTCCGGCGGTCGCCATCACCCTGGTCGAGTTGGGGCTGTCGCTCAACGGCATCCGCACCGCGCTGAACGTCGAGCGGGGGATGGAGCTCGTCGCGGTCGACCGGGCGTACGACGACCACCACGAACTCCCCGACGAGCCGCACCCAGAGTCGACGGCGTCGCCGTGA
- a CDS encoding ATP-binding protein — translation MTSGVDLDRPQEQTVGSDEDVVRVRQLVRTVAVAVRLSLVDQTKVVTAASELARNTLVYGGGGTVEVAAVDNGRRSGIRIVFADAGPGIADLDLALTDGYTTGGGLGLGLSGARRLVDEFDVQTAPGQGTRITITKWSR, via the coding sequence GTGACCAGCGGGGTCGACCTCGACCGGCCGCAGGAGCAGACGGTCGGCAGCGACGAGGACGTGGTCCGCGTCCGCCAGCTGGTGCGTACGGTGGCGGTGGCGGTCCGGCTCTCCCTGGTCGACCAGACCAAGGTGGTCACCGCGGCCAGCGAGCTTGCCCGCAACACCCTCGTCTACGGCGGTGGCGGCACCGTCGAGGTGGCCGCCGTCGACAACGGCCGCAGGTCCGGCATCAGGATCGTCTTCGCCGACGCCGGTCCCGGCATCGCCGACCTGGACCTCGCGCTGACCGATGGCTACACCACCGGCGGTGGCCTCGGCCTCGGCCTCAGTGGTGCCCGGCGGCTGGTCGACGAGTTCGACGTACAGACCGCACCCGGCCAGGGCACCCGGATCACGATCACCAAGTGGTCCCGGTGA
- a CDS encoding SpoIIE family protein phosphatase: MVPVTGEQVSARGSWFRAEDGSAVRRAAERLGDQLGMPTARIADLAIVAAELTSNLIKHADDGVLLLRPVRRELDAGVEMVAIDTGPGMVDLTHSARDGHSTAGTLGIGLGAIVRQASWFDAYSRPGRGTVIAVRVFADAETDPPWVGGLTRPLSGETVSGDGHAARIVGERRQVLVTDGLGHGPLAAAATDAALTAFRDAPAAPPAEVVGHLHRAMSHTRGAALAVAEPDPAAGVLRYAGLGNIAGAVATVDGRRRGLVSLPGIAGHQRPVIRQYDYPFDAGSLLVMHTDGVADRWQLSDYPGLSGRSPLVMAATLLRDAGIRRDDAGVLVARSWS, translated from the coding sequence GTGGTCCCGGTGACCGGCGAGCAGGTCTCCGCCCGGGGCAGTTGGTTCCGGGCGGAGGACGGCAGCGCCGTGCGGCGGGCCGCCGAGCGGCTGGGCGACCAGTTGGGCATGCCCACCGCCCGGATCGCCGACCTGGCCATCGTCGCCGCCGAGCTGACCAGCAACCTGATCAAGCACGCCGACGACGGGGTGCTGCTGCTGCGGCCGGTACGCCGCGAGCTGGACGCCGGCGTGGAGATGGTCGCGATCGACACCGGGCCGGGCATGGTCGACCTCACCCACTCCGCCCGCGACGGGCACTCCACCGCCGGCACTCTCGGCATCGGACTGGGGGCGATCGTCCGCCAGGCGAGCTGGTTCGACGCGTACTCGCGACCGGGGCGGGGCACCGTGATCGCCGTACGGGTCTTCGCCGACGCGGAGACCGACCCTCCCTGGGTCGGTGGGCTCACCCGGCCACTGAGCGGGGAGACGGTCAGCGGGGACGGTCACGCCGCCCGGATCGTCGGCGAGCGTCGCCAGGTGCTGGTCACCGACGGCCTGGGGCACGGACCACTGGCCGCCGCGGCCACCGACGCCGCGCTCACCGCGTTCCGGGACGCCCCGGCGGCGCCGCCGGCCGAGGTGGTCGGGCATCTGCACCGGGCGATGTCGCACACCCGTGGCGCGGCCCTCGCCGTGGCCGAGCCGGACCCGGCCGCCGGGGTGCTGCGCTACGCCGGGCTGGGCAACATCGCCGGTGCCGTGGCCACCGTCGACGGCCGTCGACGCGGCCTGGTCTCGCTGCCCGGCATCGCCGGCCACCAGCGACCGGTGATCCGACAGTACGACTACCCCTTCGACGCCGGCAGCCTGCTGGTCATGCACACCGACGGCGTGGCCGACCGGTGGCAGCTGTCCGACTACCCCGGTCTGAGCGGGCGATCGCCGCTGGTGATGGCCGCCACCCTGCTGCGCGACGCGGGGATCCGGCGCGACGACGCCGGGGTGCTGGTGGCGAGGTCCTGGTCGTGA
- a CDS encoding sensor histidine kinase, translating into MALRVEQDIFVVRQRGREVAAAVGLERQDQVRIATALSEVARDLLRAVGGADVVFAVVAGPVDGRRHLLVDLAPAAPLPGGRYEPESGAVARLVDTLGVLTVQGDTVVRMSRRVPATARALTPERLVELRAQLGESALGTVEEELATQNSQLINALDEVRSQRDELARLNEELEQTNRGVMALYQQLTDELEATNRGVVALYAELDEKSAQLRAASESKTRFLANVSHELRAPVTAVIGLARLLADSASDPLTAEQERQVGLIRSSASDLLTLVNELLDLAKAESGRIEPEWAEVDLRAVFGQLRGTLRALPAAGEVGLVVEEPATPATVRSDEVLLAQVLRNLLHNGLKFTSRGEVRLRAERHGDRWRLAVSDTGPGIPPELHDRVFEEFYQAPGPARVGGTGLGLPYARRLVTLLGGTLELASEPGRGSTFTVWLPADGT; encoded by the coding sequence ATGGCGCTGCGGGTGGAGCAGGACATCTTCGTGGTCCGTCAGCGTGGCCGGGAGGTCGCCGCCGCGGTCGGCCTGGAGCGTCAGGACCAGGTCCGGATCGCCACCGCGTTGAGTGAGGTGGCCCGGGACCTGCTGCGGGCCGTCGGCGGGGCGGACGTGGTCTTCGCCGTCGTCGCCGGCCCGGTGGATGGGCGCCGCCACCTGCTCGTCGACCTCGCACCGGCGGCACCGCTGCCCGGCGGGCGGTACGAGCCGGAGTCCGGTGCGGTGGCACGCCTGGTGGACACGTTGGGCGTGCTGACGGTGCAGGGCGATACGGTCGTGAGGATGTCACGGCGTGTCCCGGCCACCGCCCGGGCGCTCACCCCCGAGCGTCTGGTCGAGCTGCGCGCCCAGCTCGGCGAGAGCGCGCTGGGCACCGTCGAGGAGGAACTCGCCACCCAGAACTCGCAGTTGATCAACGCCCTCGACGAGGTACGCAGCCAGCGTGACGAACTGGCCCGGCTCAACGAGGAGCTGGAGCAGACCAACCGTGGGGTGATGGCGCTCTACCAGCAGCTCACCGACGAGCTGGAGGCGACCAACCGGGGCGTGGTGGCCCTCTACGCGGAGCTGGACGAGAAGTCGGCGCAGCTGCGTGCGGCGAGCGAGTCGAAGACCCGCTTCCTGGCCAACGTCAGCCACGAGTTGCGGGCGCCGGTGACCGCGGTCATCGGGCTGGCCCGGCTGCTGGCCGACTCCGCGTCGGATCCGCTCACCGCCGAGCAGGAACGCCAGGTCGGTCTGATCCGTTCCTCGGCGTCGGATCTGCTCACGCTCGTCAACGAGCTGCTCGACCTGGCCAAGGCGGAGTCGGGCCGGATCGAGCCGGAGTGGGCCGAGGTGGACCTGCGGGCGGTCTTCGGCCAGCTGCGCGGCACGCTGCGGGCGCTGCCCGCCGCCGGTGAGGTCGGGCTGGTGGTGGAGGAGCCGGCCACGCCCGCCACGGTGCGTTCCGACGAGGTGCTGCTCGCCCAGGTGCTGCGCAACCTGCTGCACAACGGCCTGAAGTTCACCAGCCGGGGCGAGGTCCGGCTGCGGGCCGAGCGGCACGGTGACCGTTGGCGGCTCGCCGTCTCTGACACCGGGCCGGGCATCCCGCCCGAGCTGCACGACCGGGTCTTCGAGGAGTTCTACCAGGCGCCCGGCCCGGCCCGGGTGGGCGGCACCGGCCTCGGCCTGCCGTACGCCCGGCGGCTGGTGACCCTGCTCGGCGGCACCCTCGAACTGGCCAGCGAGCCGGGCCGGGGCAGCACCTTCACGGTCTGGCTGCCGGCGGACGGGACGTGA
- a CDS encoding SpoIIE family protein phosphatase, which yields MDDVATVLVVDDSRTKRYLLVNWLTRAGFTVLEAETGGEALGRVGVDPIDLVVLDVRLPDLSGFEVCERIKSAHPALPVIHVSAHAIDVTDRTQGLTRGADAYLAEPIEPEELVATAHAVLRYYQARQRAELLAERLTGLADTTVAVHAAPDFPRLLAAAATGAAEIFKSPVAVIAETFDGDCLAGVCAGPGVETRVVTWIVDDSGVPTGSTVWVQDPAAWALLDWPGGDTVTVAAARLREDRAPLYVVVPTATQTARTPVLVQLAQAVAAAVEAQRSFDEEHRIAVTLQRSLLPRRIPEIAGLDLAVRYEPASARTEVGGDFYELVMLDGHLLLAIGDVAGHSLHAATVMAELRHALRAYAVEGHQPGEILHRVNELMLTLLPNELATICVLLLEPTTGRVRLASAGHLPSLISQDGTVSYVQHVAPLLGVRAPRPADLEFVLPAGATMVFYTDGLIERRDVTIDVGLAALAACAARVDDDLDRFCERLLVEVAPDEIQDDVAVVALRRR from the coding sequence GTGGACGACGTGGCGACAGTGCTGGTGGTCGACGACAGCCGGACCAAGCGCTACCTCCTGGTGAACTGGCTTACCCGTGCCGGGTTCACCGTGCTGGAGGCGGAGACGGGTGGCGAGGCGCTGGGCCGGGTCGGGGTCGACCCCATCGACCTGGTGGTGCTCGACGTCCGGCTGCCGGATCTGAGCGGCTTCGAGGTGTGCGAGCGGATCAAGTCCGCGCACCCCGCCCTACCGGTGATCCACGTGTCCGCGCACGCCATCGACGTGACGGACCGTACGCAGGGGTTGACCCGTGGGGCGGACGCGTACCTGGCCGAGCCGATCGAGCCGGAGGAGCTGGTCGCCACCGCCCACGCGGTGCTCCGGTACTACCAGGCCCGGCAGCGGGCCGAACTGCTCGCCGAGCGGCTCACCGGGCTGGCGGACACCACCGTCGCGGTGCACGCCGCGCCGGACTTCCCCCGGTTGCTGGCGGCGGCGGCGACCGGCGCGGCGGAGATCTTCAAGAGTCCCGTCGCGGTGATCGCCGAGACCTTCGACGGCGACTGCCTGGCCGGGGTCTGCGCCGGGCCGGGCGTCGAGACACGGGTGGTGACGTGGATCGTCGACGACAGCGGGGTGCCGACCGGGTCGACCGTGTGGGTGCAGGACCCGGCCGCCTGGGCGCTGCTCGACTGGCCGGGCGGTGACACGGTGACGGTCGCCGCCGCCCGACTGCGCGAGGACCGCGCCCCGCTCTACGTCGTGGTGCCCACCGCGACGCAGACCGCCCGGACACCGGTGCTGGTGCAGCTCGCCCAGGCGGTGGCCGCCGCCGTGGAGGCGCAACGCTCCTTCGACGAGGAACACCGGATCGCGGTGACCCTCCAGCGCAGCCTGCTGCCGCGCCGCATCCCGGAGATCGCCGGTCTCGACCTGGCCGTGCGCTACGAGCCGGCCAGCGCCCGCACCGAAGTGGGTGGCGACTTCTACGAGCTGGTGATGCTCGACGGTCACCTGCTGCTCGCCATCGGCGACGTGGCCGGGCACTCCCTGCACGCCGCCACGGTGATGGCCGAGCTGCGGCACGCGCTGCGGGCGTACGCGGTCGAGGGGCACCAACCGGGCGAGATCCTGCACCGGGTCAACGAGCTGATGCTCACGTTGCTCCCCAACGAGCTGGCGACGATCTGCGTGCTGCTGCTGGAGCCGACCACCGGGCGGGTCCGGCTGGCCAGCGCCGGCCACCTGCCCTCCCTGATCAGCCAGGACGGCACGGTGTCGTACGTGCAGCACGTCGCGCCGCTGCTCGGGGTGCGCGCACCCCGCCCCGCCGACCTGGAGTTCGTGCTGCCGGCCGGGGCGACGATGGTCTTCTACACCGATGGGCTGATCGAACGGCGGGACGTCACCATCGACGTGGGCCTGGCGGCCCTGGCCGCCTGTGCCGCCCGGGTCGACGACGATCTCGACCGGTTCTGCGAGCGGCTGCTCGTCGAGGTGGCCCCCGACGAGATCCAGGACGACGTCGCGGTCGTCGCCCTCCGCCGCCGCTGA
- a CDS encoding PadR family transcriptional regulator, giving the protein MSTSHVLLGLLATGTMHGYELKRAHDERLPQARPLAFGQVYATLGRLLRDGLVASAGQERSAGPDRTAYVLTEQGRAALDQWLGTVEPPMPYVNSPLFTKVVVALLVTNVDKARDYLIAQRHAHTDRLRELTALKAAPSATVDDVVAADYAIAHLDADLRWLQTTLGRVADWHREVHS; this is encoded by the coding sequence ATGTCCACCTCGCATGTGCTGCTCGGGCTGCTCGCCACCGGCACCATGCACGGATACGAGCTGAAGCGGGCCCACGACGAGCGGCTTCCGCAGGCCCGCCCGCTGGCGTTCGGGCAGGTCTACGCCACGTTGGGCCGGCTCCTGCGGGACGGCCTGGTGGCGTCGGCCGGGCAGGAACGGTCCGCCGGCCCGGACCGCACGGCGTACGTGCTGACCGAGCAGGGGCGGGCCGCGCTGGATCAGTGGCTGGGCACCGTCGAGCCGCCGATGCCGTACGTCAACAGTCCGCTGTTCACGAAGGTGGTGGTGGCGCTGCTGGTGACGAACGTGGACAAGGCCCGCGACTACCTGATCGCCCAGCGCCACGCGCACACCGACCGGCTGCGTGAGCTGACCGCACTGAAGGCGGCCCCGTCGGCCACCGTCGACGACGTCGTCGCGGCCGACTACGCCATCGCCCACCTCGACGCCGACCTGCGGTGGTTGCAGACCACGCTGGGCCGGGTCGCCGACTGGCACCGGGAGGTGCACTCGTGA
- a CDS encoding ABC transporter ATP-binding protein: MTQLQARGLVKSYGPTPALRGITLDINEGEIVAVTGPSGCGKSTLLHCLAGILRPDAGEVSWRGHRIDTWSEATRSRLRCTEFGVLFQFGQLVAELTAAENVALPLLLAGTGRRAARTAALGWLERLGVAECADVRPGEMSGGQQQRCATARALVTEPRVLFADEPTGALDTLTGEQVLTQLTRLAREQGTTIVLVTHEPRIAAYADREIVLRDGVIDHTGLGLDAPLAGGSR, from the coding sequence GTGACGCAACTTCAGGCTCGAGGTCTGGTGAAGTCGTACGGACCCACACCCGCGCTGCGCGGGATCACCCTCGACATCAACGAGGGTGAGATCGTCGCGGTGACCGGGCCGAGCGGCTGCGGCAAGTCCACCCTGCTGCACTGCCTCGCCGGCATCCTGCGGCCGGACGCCGGCGAGGTGAGCTGGCGCGGGCACCGGATCGACACCTGGTCCGAGGCCACGCGATCCCGGCTGCGGTGCACCGAGTTCGGGGTGCTGTTCCAGTTCGGCCAGCTCGTCGCCGAACTGACCGCGGCGGAGAACGTCGCGCTTCCGCTGTTGCTCGCCGGCACGGGGCGGCGAGCGGCGCGGACGGCGGCGCTGGGCTGGCTGGAGCGGCTGGGCGTGGCGGAGTGCGCCGACGTGCGGCCCGGTGAGATGTCCGGCGGCCAGCAGCAGCGCTGCGCCACCGCCCGCGCGCTGGTCACCGAGCCGCGGGTGCTCTTCGCCGACGAGCCGACCGGCGCGCTCGACACGCTCACCGGCGAGCAGGTGCTCACCCAGCTGACCCGGCTCGCCCGGGAACAGGGCACCACGATCGTGCTGGTCACCCACGAGCCCCGGATCGCCGCGTACGCCGACCGCGAGATCGTCCTGCGGGACGGCGTGATCGACCACACCGGTCTTGGCCTCGACGCGCCGCTGGCCGGCGGTTCCCGGTGA